GCTGATGTCGTGAACTTGTTTGCGTCCACACAATCCGTTTCACGTTGAAACGAGAGCTGAACAGCGCAACAGGAGTCCGACATGAATGCAGACCAAATCCTCACCGAGATCCGCGAAGCCAATCTGTCCTACCTGATGCTGGCGCAAAGCCTCATCCGTGCCGACCGTGAGCAAGCGCTGTTCCGCCTCGGCATCTCGGAGGACACCGCCGCGCTGCTCAACACCCTGAGCCCGGCTCAAATCATGAAGATCGCCAGCGGCAACACCTTGCTGTGCCGCTTCCGCATGGATGACGACCTGGTCTGGGGTCTGCTCACCAGCCATGGCAAGCCGGCCGCGAACGACAGCGTCTCGCGTCTGCACGCCAGCATCCTGATGGCCGGCCGCCACCAAGAAGCCGCCTGAGCCCCACCACAAGAACAAGCCGGAGCAGCCACCATGCGAGTCAAGAGCATCCTTACCGAAGCCCGTCAGATCGAACGTGCCGTGACCCTGATCAACCTGGGCGCGCGCCTGCAGGTGCTGGAGTCGGAGACGGATCTCTCGTATGAGCGCCTGCTGCGTCTGTACAAGGAAGTCTCGGGCAAGAGCCCCAGCAAGGGCCAGCTGCCGTTCTCGACCGACTGGTTCATGACCTGGCAGCCCAATATCCACGCCTCGCTGTTCCTGAACATGCACGAGTACCTGAACAAGGTGGCGGAGATGGACGAGATCGACACCGTCATCAAGGCCTACCAGCTCTATCTGGAGCAGACCCAGGCGCAGGGCCTGGAGGCGCTGCTGTCGGTGACGCGCGCCTGGCGCCTGGTGAAGTTTGTGGACAACGGCATGCTGACCATGACCAAGTGCGGCAAGTGCGGCGGCCACTTCGTGACGCATCCGCACGAGATCGCGCGCCACTATGTGTGCGGCTTGTGCAACCCGCCCGCACGTGCCGGCAAGGGTCGCGCCCAAGGCGCCAT
This portion of the Paucibacter sediminis genome encodes:
- the flhC gene encoding flagellar transcriptional regulator FlhC — protein: MRVKSILTEARQIERAVTLINLGARLQVLESETDLSYERLLRLYKEVSGKSPSKGQLPFSTDWFMTWQPNIHASLFLNMHEYLNKVAEMDEIDTVIKAYQLYLEQTQAQGLEALLSVTRAWRLVKFVDNGMLTMTKCGKCGGHFVTHPHEIARHYVCGLCNPPARAGKGRAQGAIQMH
- the flhD gene encoding flagellar transcriptional regulator FlhD produces the protein MNADQILTEIREANLSYLMLAQSLIRADREQALFRLGISEDTAALLNTLSPAQIMKIASGNTLLCRFRMDDDLVWGLLTSHGKPAANDSVSRLHASILMAGRHQEAA